Part of the Corynebacterium canis genome is shown below.
TTGTTGAATTTGATCCGTGTGCCGCGAACGGCATGAGTATTACGGAGTTTTGTGCGGTTCATGGCATTAGCCGGAAAACGTATTATGCGATCAAAAAGCGTTTTGAGCAGGAAGGATTTGGGGCGCTGCATCCGCGGTCGAGTGCGCCGCATAAGCCTGCGACTACCTATGATGAGGCTACGGTGTCGATGGTGCTTGCGATGCGGGAGCGGCTTGGCCAATTTGGTTGGGATAATGGGCCGCGATCCATTTGGTATGCGTTGATTGATCAGCCGAATGTGGTGCAGCCGATTCCTTCGGTGTCGACGATTGCTCGGATTCTGGCTGCTGCGGGTGTGGTCGCGAAGAATCCCCGGAAGCGGCCTCGCTCATCGATAGTGCGCTTCGAGCGATCCTGTGCCATGGAGTTGTGGCAGCTGGATGCGTTTTCCTATCGGCTCGCTACTCCGGCGGGCACTGTGATCACGATTTACCAGCTCATCGATGATGCAACCCGATTTGATGTGGGTACTACGTATGGCACCAAGCCGGAAAATGGGGCAGATGCGTTGAACTGTGTAGTTAACGCGATCCGTGTCTATGGGGTACCGCGCCAATTGCTGAGCGATAATGGTGGCGCGTTTAATCAGATTCGCCGGGGCCGGATCACTGCGCTGCATCGGTTTCTTGCCGTCAAGGGTTGTGAGGCCATTACTGGCCGGGCGGATCATCCCCAAACTCAAGGCAAAAACGAACGCTCCCATCAAACCTTGGTGAAGTTCCTTGATGCGCACAAGCCCAGTACTGAGGCCAAATTGAAGGAATTGCTCAGTGAATACCGGGAGTACTACAACAACAAGCGGAGGCATCAAGCACTCGGGGGTATGACCCCGAAACAGGCCTGGGACAGCATCGAACACCGCCCTAGTAGCGGCGAGCCCATCACCCAGGAGCAATTGACTGCAGAGATTGAAAAATACCGGCAGGCCCGTTCGAGCGAGTCCCCCAGCGCTGCAGATGGCCTCGACCAGGATCCAGCAATGCTGTACATCAAACCCTCGTCCAGACCACGTTTCGCGCTCGCGGGGTACTACATCAATATCCCCAAACGGCTTACCGATAAGCACTACTACGTCGTTCACACCGACGATGAATACGCGCTATTCGATTCCGTCGACGGCGTCATGGTCCTGCGAATCCCACTGCCACTAAACGTGCTCGGCGAACCGATCGGCGCCACCGTACCCCTTTGGAAAATCATCGGCGCGTACCTCCACGAGGCCCCGCCGTGGTTTCTCAAACGACAGCAGCAATGGCTACAACAACACCCCACCGCCGCTGCTGAACTAGAGGATTAACTACCCGCTCGCGCGTTACCAAGGTAATGCTACTGGTTGTCACCAAGGTGATGATACTGATTGTTACCAAGGTGATGGCACAGAGTGTTACCAAGGTCGCGAGATTCTACACGGCGTTTTTGGCCCAGATTCGTCCGGAATTTCTTCGTGAGGGCCCCGAATGAAGAATAGAAAGACCAGCCCCAGGTCGGCGGTTGCGCACAACTCATCGCGGGGCGGGCGTCGAGGCTGGTTGTGCGCAATCCATCGGCTGGGTGGTGGTTTGGGGCTAGACGGCGAACGCCTTAGCGCATCCGCTATTCGAAGATCACGGTGCGATTGCCGTGCACCTGCACGCGGTCTTCCAGGTGGAAGCGCAGCCCGCGGGCCAATACCACCTTTTCCGCGTCCCGCCCTAGCCGTTGCATATCGGCCGGGGTGTCCTTATGGCTGACTCGGATGACGTCTTGTTCGATGATTGGGCCGTCGTCAAGGTCGCTGGTGGCGTAGTGGCAGGTCGCACCAATGAGTTTCACGCCGCGTTTATATGCCTGGTGGTAGGGCCTGGCCCCCATAAAGGAGGGCAGGAAGCTGTGGTG
Proteins encoded:
- a CDS encoding helix-turn-helix domain-containing protein, whose amino-acid sequence is MVRPLSPNVRRLIVEFDPCAANGMSITEFCAVHGISRKTYYAIKKRFEQEGFGALHPRSSAPHKPATTYDEATVSMVLAMRERLGQFGWDNGPRSIWYALIDQPNVVQPIPSVSTIARILAAAGVVAKNPRKRPRSSIVRFERSCAMELWQLDAFSYRLATPAGTVITIYQLIDDATRFDVGTTYGTKPENGADALNCVVNAIRVYGVPRQLLSDNGGAFNQIRRGRITALHRFLAVKGCEAITGRADHPQTQGKNERSHQTLVKFLDAHKPSTEAKLKELLSEYREYYNNKRRHQALGGMTPKQAWDSIEHRPSSGEPITQEQLTAEIEKYRQARSSESPSAADGLDQDPAMLYIKPSSRPRFALAGYYINIPKRLTDKHYYVVHTDDEYALFDSVDGVMVLRIPLPLNVLGEPIGATVPLWKIIGAYLHEAPPWFLKRQQQWLQQHPTAAAELED